In Crinalium epipsammum PCC 9333, the genomic window ATAATTCTGGACAAGCTGCGGGTGCGAGTCAAAGACACAAGCATTTACAAATAATTCCCCTCCCACTTACTCCAGAGGGTGCGAGTATTCCGATTGAAGTTGCATTGAAATCAATTGAGTTTAAAGATGGTGTGGGTAGAATACCTAGTTTTCAATTTAAGCACGCGATCGCACAACTCGATCCTACTTGGGTAAACTCACCATTACAAGGGGCATCAGCAACACTTGATTGCTATCACACTTTGCTCAGTTATCTTAATTTACCTGTTAACTCTAAACCTGCACCCTATAATCTATTAGCTACACGGGAATGGATGATGATTATAGCGCGATCGCAAGAACGTTTTCAATCAATTTCGATCAATTCTTTAGGTTTCGCAGGTGCGCTGCTAGTCCGCAACGAGGAACAATTGCAGCTTGTTAAAGAACTTAGTCCACTGACAATATTAAAAAATGTTGCCGTAACTGAGGAGTGATGTTTTTACCGCAGATGAAAACAGATAAACGCAGATATTTTTTATAGATTAATTATTTTTCCGATAGGCTTTAAGTAGCTCGACATAAAAAAAGATAACACATACACAAACTCCCCCTCCCCTTAATAAGGGGAGGGGGCTGGGGGTGGGGTTTTACATATCTAATTTTACCCCTCTAATAGAATAATCCAACAACACCATTGGATGTATAACTGCCATTTCCTTACCTTGCTCTTCCAAATGCTTATTAATCTGCAAAGTACAACCAGGATTAGCAGAAGCTATTAAATCAGCGCCAGTATTCAATAAATTAGTAACTTTTTGCTGACCTAATTCATCAGATATTTCTGGTTGTAGCATATTATAAACCCCCGCACTACCGCAACACAAAGCAGCGTCAATAGGTTCGCTAAGTTGCACACCTGGAATTTGTCGCAATAATTGACGAGGTTGGACACTAATCTTTTGTCCATGTAATAAATGACAAGCATCTTGATAAACAATAGTCAACTTATCATCTGTCAAAGGTGAGAGATTTGTAGTTAAACGCACTTCCGATAAAAACTCTTGAGCATCTTTCACCTTGCTGGCAAACTTAGCTGCTTTTTCTGCATAATCTGGGTCATCTGCTAAAAGATGACCGTATTCTTTCAAAGTGTGACCACAACCAGCAGCATTAATGATAATCGCATTAACGCCAGTACCTTCAAAACTATCAATCATTTTACGAGCAAGTTCTTTTGCTTGTTCCTCTTGTCCTTGGTGATGAGGTAAAGCAGCACAGCAACCTTGGGTTTTAGGTATAACTACTTCAAAACCATTCGCTGTTAATACCCGTACAGTTGCTTCATTAACAGTAGGAAAGAACAGCCTTTGCACACAACCTAAAATTACCCCAACGCGATCGCGTTTTTCTCCTTGTGCTGGTATAATCTCTGGTAAAGGTTCGTGAAAAGCATCCAAAGATAATTCTGGCAGATTTGATTCCAT contains:
- a CDS encoding ATP adenylyltransferase family protein, with the protein product MKHLWHKVLQQTEYAHSKGALQPISTNYEFVEESGIRFLVRVVSNLERKHQAKQQNANVIKGKDFNPFLPYEQDLFVTDISDTHICLLNKFNIVDHHLLLVTRQFEEQESLLTQQDFEAMWITLAEIDGLVFYNSGQAAGASQRHKHLQIIPLPLTPEGASIPIEVALKSIEFKDGVGRIPSFQFKHAIAQLDPTWVNSPLQGASATLDCYHTLLSYLNLPVNSKPAPYNLLATREWMMIIARSQERFQSISINSLGFAGALLVRNEEQLQLVKELSPLTILKNVAVTEE
- a CDS encoding (Fe-S)-binding protein, with the translated sequence MSALSPTSNSESQNLDPLPTFDVNHPPDPKLIDSCVHCGFCLSTCPSYRVLGKETDSPRGRIYLMDAVNEGTIPLSPTTVQHFDTCLGCLACVTTCPSGVQYDKLISATRPQIERNHTRTPIERLYRQVIFSLFPYPERLRILLAPLFLYQKSGLQKLVRNTGLLKRVSTHLAAMESNLPELSLDAFHEPLPEIIPAQGEKRDRVGVILGCVQRLFFPTVNEATVRVLTANGFEVVIPKTQGCCAALPHHQGQEEQAKELARKMIDSFEGTGVNAIIINAAGCGHTLKEYGHLLADDPDYAEKAAKFASKVKDAQEFLSEVRLTTNLSPLTDDKLTIVYQDACHLLHGQKISVQPRQLLRQIPGVQLSEPIDAALCCGSAGVYNMLQPEISDELGQQKVTNLLNTGADLIASANPGCTLQINKHLEEQGKEMAVIHPMVLLDYSIRGVKLDM